Within the Senegalia massiliensis genome, the region AGTAAGATATGAAAGAGTAAAAGAACTTGTAGATATTGTCAAAGAATAAGTAACACTTGACTTCCATATTCATATATTGTAATATACGAATATAACGATATTAAGATATGGAGGAATAGAAATGAAAAGAAAATCTCATATTAAATGGTCATGGATAATAATAGTGAGCTTTTTTGTGTTGTCCATAATAGACTTTAGATTTGGTATATTTGGATTTGTATGTATGACTGCACCAATATATCATGCACTAAGAGGTAGAGGAAAAGTACATTGTTCACATTATTGTCCTAGAGGATCATTTTTAGGTAAATTTCTACAAAAAATAAACTTAGGAAACAATATGCCTAAATGGATGAAAACAAAAAAAGCTAAAAATACATTACTTGGAATAATGATTACATTACTTTCTATATCACTAATACATTCACAAGGCGATTTCAATAAAATAGCATTTAGCTTATTTAGATTTATGGGAGTATCGTTTATAGTAGGAATTATGATGGGAATTATATTCAAACCTCGTAGTTGGTGTCAAGTATGTCCCATGGGATATAGTACAGGATTAATTAAAAAAGCAAAAGATAAAAGAAAAGCAATTTAACAAAAAAACTACTTAGTAAGATAAAAACTAAGTAGTTTTTTTGTTGTCAAATAATGTGGAAAAGAAAAATAAATTGTTGTGCCAAAATAGTCATATAGCCCTATATTATACTTGACCCTATGTGGTTTATACTATAAAATAAGCATTAGAGATTCGAGCTATTTAGACTTATTTAGATAAAATAGCTTTAAAAAATAATGTTAAGAGAAATGATTAACATTATTTTTTTTGACTTTAGTACTGGAAAAAGTTAGTTAAACTATAGATATACCCTTTGAGGTGTTGGGTAAATAGGAAAGAATGATTTTGATAATTACTATATTAATATTTATTATATTAATATTTATTATATTAATATTTATTATATTAATATTTATTATATTAATATTTATTATATTACCTAATTGTTTGACATATAGATATAAAGCTAAATTAATAGCATGTAATATAGGTTGTAAAGAATTCAAAAAATAATATCATACATATTTAATATTATAAGAAATTGAACATACTGATTCTATATTTAATGATTATTTTTAAAATTACTATAAGTAAATATGTCCTAAAGATGGTAATATAAGTTCTATAGAACATAAAATTAAGTGTTCTATTCATGATGAAAGTGTTTCATATATTTAGCGATTGTATGAATAGCCGATGTGAATATGGTGAAAGGAGAATTAGGATAGAAGCAAGTAATATCAATAGGTTTAACACAACTCTAAAATGTACATTTTAAGTGATATAATACATAGTGGCATTCAGCCAAAATATACAAATTAGGAAATTAAGGTGATATAACAAAGTACCTATACATTATATAGATGAAAAAGACAAAAGAAACTATTTGAGAGAGGGTGAATAAGATGACTGAATTGAGAAGTATTCCATTTTCACCACCAGATATTTCAGATGAAGAAATCAATGAAGTAGTTGATACATTAAAGTCTGGTTGGATTACAACAGGGCCTAAAACTAAATTATTCGAAAAGAAAATTGCTGAGTATTGCAATACATCAAAAGCAGTCGCTCTCAATTCAGCGACAGTTGCAATGGAGATGACTTTAAGGCTTCTAGGAATTGGACCAGGAGATGAAGTCATTACTTGTGCATACACTTATTCTGCATCTGCAAGTGTTATCGCTCATGTAGGTGCAAAAGTCGTTCTTGTAGACTCAGGAAAAGACTCTTTCCACATCGATTATGATGCGATTGCCGATGCTATTACAGATAGGACAAAAGCCATCATTCCAGTTGATATCGCAGGTGTGATGTGTGATTACGATAGAATTTTTGAAGCTGTTAAAAACAAGAAACAATTATTCATTGCATCAAATGGTCTGCAAAAGGCATTTGGAAGAGTGGTTGTTATTGCTGATGCAGCTCACTCAATAGGGGCTACTTATAAAAGAAAAATGAGTGGCGAAGTTGCTGACTTTACATCTTTCTCTTTTCATGCTGTAAAAAATTTAACTACAGCTGAAGGTGGAATGGTTACGTGGAGAGATATCGAAGGCATTAATAATGAAGAAATTTATAAGCAGTATATGCTACTATCCCTTCACGGCCAATCAAAAGATGCATTATCTAAGACTAAGCTTGGCGCGTGGGAATATGACATTGTAGCTCCAAACTATAAATGCAACATGACTGATATTATGGCATCTTTAGGGTTAGCACAATTTAAGAGATATCCTGAGATTCTTGTAAGAAGAAGAGAGATTATTGAAAAATATGATGAGTTATTAGCTGATTTGGATGTGATGATTATGAAGCATTATGATCATGGTTATTCTTCTTCAGGACATCTGTATTTATTAAGACTTAATGGAAAAGACGAAACATTTAGAAATGATGTAATTATTAAGATGGCTGAGAAAGATGTTTCTACAAATGTTCACTACAAGCCACTTCCAATGCATACAGCTTATAAGAACTTAGGGTTTAAAATGGAAGATTATCCGAATGCGTTTGATATGTATAGAAATGAGATTACACTACCCCTTCATACTTTATTGACTGATGAGGATATTGAGTATGTGGTTGGTAGAATAAAAGAATCATTAGATGAGCTTAAGTAATGGGGTGAAGGTGTGTATCGTAATTTTTTTAAGAGACTATTCGATTTAGTATTAGCAATTATAGCACTTCCATTCTGGTTGATTATTTTAGTTATTGTTGGTTCGATGATTTATTTTCAGGACAATGGCTCAATCTTCTATAATGCGCCTCGATTAGGTAAGGATGGGAAGGTATTTAAAATGTATAAGTTTAGGTCCATGAAGATGAATGCACCAGATATACGTAATGAAGATGGATCCACTTTTAATTCAGCGGACGATCCAAGGCTTACGAGGATAGGTAAGTTCATCAGAAAGACAAGCCTTGATGAGACACCACAGCTTTTAAATATCATTAAAGGGAATATGAGCATCATTGGCCCTAGACCAGATCTTCCAGAACATATGGACCTGTATGAAGGAAATGAAGCTAGAAAGCTTGAGATAAGACCAGGAGTTACTGGCTATAATCAAGCCTACTTTAGAAATACAATCCCTTGGAAAGAAAGAATCAAGAATGACATTTATTACATTGATCATTTGACAATGTGGATGGATATCAAGGTATTTTTTAAAACTGCTATATTGGTTCTTAAGAAGGAATATGTATTTGTAGAACAGAAATCAGAAAACAAGAATGGTGAGAAATCCAATGTCTAGTAAAAATTATGAGCTAAGGTCACTACAGTGGGATACAGATTACTTTGGTGTTAGTTCAGCTAGGGTGAATCTGAGTGGCATTTTAGATGAGAGAGGTCAAGAAGAAGTGTTCGAGTTTTGCAAAGGCTATGACTTTGTTACCATCTCAAATATTTACAATATACAAGAGAATAACCACTGGATAGGAAATAGAACGAATGCTTTTCTTGCTGATATGAACATTCAGTTCCTGAAAATTTTGTCTGATAAGCCAGACTATAAAGATGATAAAACTTATGTGGTGAATTGCTTATCAAGGAATGAACAGATTGTTGATATTGCCAGGAAGTCATTTAATTATTCTAGGTTTTTTAATGATCCCAAGCTACCGCAAGAACAAGCCAAGAATATTTATGTTCACTGGACTGAGTACGCTTTTAATCAGCAGAAAAAGTATTTCGTTATATCTGAGAGAGAAGGTAATGTGGCGGGTTATATACTTTTTTCTTTTAATGAAGACAGTAGTGTAATTGAGCTTATAGCTGTTGATGAGAAATATCAAGGACAAAGAGTTGGGAAATCACTGATTCGTACCATGGAATCATTTGTTATAGATCAAGGAATCAAAAATATCAAAGTTGGAACACAGGTGAACAACATATCTGCAGCTCAGTTTTATAATGCTAGGGGATTTAAGTATGTGAGCTGCGGGAGCATGTATCATTTGTGGATAAGATAATGAACTAATAGTCTAGGGAAGTGATGCTATGAAAAAAATATTAATTGTGTCTACGGTAAGCAGACAATTTTATTTGTTTGAACAAGGAAATATTGAAGTACTGAAGTCTTTAAGCTATGAAGTTCATGGTGCTGCTAAC harbors:
- a CDS encoding 4Fe-4S binding protein → MKRKSHIKWSWIIIVSFFVLSIIDFRFGIFGFVCMTAPIYHALRGRGKVHCSHYCPRGSFLGKFLQKINLGNNMPKWMKTKKAKNTLLGIMITLLSISLIHSQGDFNKIAFSLFRFMGVSFIVGIMMGIIFKPRSWCQVCPMGYSTGLIKKAKDKRKAI
- a CDS encoding GNAT family N-acetyltransferase, producing the protein MSSKNYELRSLQWDTDYFGVSSARVNLSGILDERGQEEVFEFCKGYDFVTISNIYNIQENNHWIGNRTNAFLADMNIQFLKILSDKPDYKDDKTYVVNCLSRNEQIVDIARKSFNYSRFFNDPKLPQEQAKNIYVHWTEYAFNQQKKYFVISEREGNVAGYILFSFNEDSSVIELIAVDEKYQGQRVGKSLIRTMESFVIDQGIKNIKVGTQVNNISAAQFYNARGFKYVSCGSMYHLWIR
- a CDS encoding DegT/DnrJ/EryC1/StrS family aminotransferase; translated protein: MTELRSIPFSPPDISDEEINEVVDTLKSGWITTGPKTKLFEKKIAEYCNTSKAVALNSATVAMEMTLRLLGIGPGDEVITCAYTYSASASVIAHVGAKVVLVDSGKDSFHIDYDAIADAITDRTKAIIPVDIAGVMCDYDRIFEAVKNKKQLFIASNGLQKAFGRVVVIADAAHSIGATYKRKMSGEVADFTSFSFHAVKNLTTAEGGMVTWRDIEGINNEEIYKQYMLLSLHGQSKDALSKTKLGAWEYDIVAPNYKCNMTDIMASLGLAQFKRYPEILVRRREIIEKYDELLADLDVMIMKHYDHGYSSSGHLYLLRLNGKDETFRNDVIIKMAEKDVSTNVHYKPLPMHTAYKNLGFKMEDYPNAFDMYRNEITLPLHTLLTDEDIEYVVGRIKESLDELK
- a CDS encoding sugar transferase, translating into MYRNFFKRLFDLVLAIIALPFWLIILVIVGSMIYFQDNGSIFYNAPRLGKDGKVFKMYKFRSMKMNAPDIRNEDGSTFNSADDPRLTRIGKFIRKTSLDETPQLLNIIKGNMSIIGPRPDLPEHMDLYEGNEARKLEIRPGVTGYNQAYFRNTIPWKERIKNDIYYIDHLTMWMDIKVFFKTAILVLKKEYVFVEQKSENKNGEKSNV